The Synechocystis sp. PCC 7509 genome includes a window with the following:
- a CDS encoding R3H domain-containing nucleic acid-binding protein, translated as MQITDDLQKLIDILPIEIQQALDQHELRDSLVEVVMDLGRLPEARFPNRAEYLSQVPVSQEQLNDCIERVGHFGGDNRAGIERTLHRISAIRNRTGKIIGLTCRVGRAVFGTIDMIRDLVGTGQSILMLGRPGVGKTTALREIARVLADELNKRVVIIDTSNEIAGDGDITHPAIGRARRMQVSRPELQHQVMIEAVENHMPEAIVIDEIGTELEAMAARTIAERGVQLVGTAHGNQIENLIKNPTLSDLVGGIQAVTLGDEEARRRRSQKTVLERKAPPTFEIAVEMQERQRWVIHESVADTVDNLLRGKPPTPQVRTVGEDNKVTITQEQPAVKTARSNSSWQGGEEIIESNLTTMRSPGWRETGKMLPTPQVATGRISGVGEFDRLLEESFDRFGYSPTPGPNGEDLPLHIYPYGVSRSQLDQIIEVLNLPIVLTKDIDGADGILALRSHLKSHSKLRHIARVRQVPIHMIKASTIPQITRSLRRLLNMDEPGLGDEREMSLFSRNGSEDEMDALEEARLAVEQIVIPKGQPVELLPRSPKVRKMQHELVEHYHLKSDSFGDEPNRRLRIYPA; from the coding sequence ATGCAGATTACAGACGATCTCCAAAAACTAATTGATATTTTACCGATAGAAATTCAACAAGCCCTAGACCAACACGAATTACGGGATAGCCTAGTTGAAGTAGTAATGGATTTGGGTCGCCTCCCCGAAGCCCGTTTTCCTAACCGCGCCGAATATTTATCCCAAGTTCCGGTTTCTCAAGAACAGTTAAATGATTGTATCGAGCGCGTCGGACACTTTGGCGGCGACAATCGCGCCGGAATTGAGCGAACTTTGCACCGGATTAGTGCTATTCGCAATCGCACAGGAAAAATTATCGGTTTAACTTGTCGCGTTGGTCGGGCAGTATTTGGCACAATTGACATGATTCGCGATCTTGTAGGGACGGGTCAATCAATTTTAATGCTCGGTCGTCCGGGAGTCGGAAAAACTACCGCTTTAAGGGAAATTGCCCGCGTTCTGGCTGACGAACTCAATAAGCGCGTAGTAATTATCGATACTTCCAATGAAATCGCTGGAGATGGCGATATTACGCACCCAGCTATCGGTCGAGCTAGACGAATGCAAGTATCGCGCCCCGAACTACAGCATCAAGTCATGATTGAGGCGGTAGAAAATCATATGCCCGAAGCGATCGTTATTGATGAAATTGGCACGGAATTAGAGGCAATGGCAGCCCGAACCATTGCCGAGCGCGGCGTACAGCTAGTTGGGACGGCTCACGGCAACCAAATTGAGAATTTAATCAAAAACCCGACTTTATCCGATCTAGTCGGCGGTATTCAAGCGGTAACGCTAGGAGATGAGGAAGCAAGAAGGCGGCGAAGTCAAAAAACTGTTTTAGAGCGTAAAGCTCCGCCTACTTTTGAGATTGCGGTAGAAATGCAAGAGCGCCAACGTTGGGTAATCCACGAAAGCGTCGCCGATACTGTAGACAATTTGTTGCGTGGAAAGCCGCCAACGCCACAAGTTAGAACGGTTGGGGAAGATAACAAGGTGACAATTACTCAAGAGCAACCCGCAGTCAAAACGGCACGTTCTAATAGCTCTTGGCAAGGTGGAGAGGAGATAATTGAGTCGAATCTAACTACTATGCGATCGCCTGGATGGAGAGAAACAGGTAAAATGCTTCCCACACCTCAAGTAGCTACTGGGCGCATTTCAGGAGTTGGGGAGTTTGACCGCTTACTTGAGGAATCTTTTGATCGTTTTGGTTATAGCCCTACTCCTGGTCCCAATGGCGAAGATTTGCCTTTGCATATTTACCCTTACGGTGTCAGTCGCAGTCAGTTAGACCAAATAATTGAAGTGCTAAATTTGCCGATAGTGCTGACCAAAGACATTGATGGAGCTGATGGAATTTTAGCATTGCGATCGCACCTCAAGAGTCATTCTAAGTTGCGCCATATTGCTAGAGTCCGCCAAGTCCCCATTCACATGATTAAAGCTAGTACCATTCCCCAAATTACTCGTTCTTTGCGACGGCTTTTGAATATGGATGAGCCAGGACTTGGCGACGAGCGGGAAATGAGTTTATTTAGTCGCAATGGTAGCGAAGATGAAATGGATGCGTTGGAGGAAGCAAGGCTAGCTGTTGAGCAAATAGTCATTCCTAAAGGGCAACCTGTGGAGTTGTTACCCCGCTCTCCGAAAGTGCGGAAAATGCAGCACGAACTTGTCGAACATTACCATCTCAAATCGGATAGTTTTGGCGATGAACCCAATCGCCGTTTACGGATTTATCCTGCGTAA
- a CDS encoding glycosyltransferase family protein gives MKIMVYSHDTFGLGNINRMLAICKHLLTSIPNLSILLVSGSPMLQSFRMLKGLDYIKLPCLNRGEHGELAAKYLGTDIEETVKLRTDLILSATANFKPDLVIVDKKPYGLKHELTATLNYLRSHLLQTKLVLLLRDILDSPDKTIEEWQKHSYYQAIEQFYDRVLIVGTPEIFDTAKEYNFPPAVTQKVQYCGYTRRPPGVKSKNSIREELQVLPHERLVLVTPGGGEDGYELVEAYLSGLALLPKPYQFKSLIICGPEMPLKQKQQVELAAKAHSQVQIGEFTDDLMSYIQAADTVVSMAGYNTICEILSAGTPAVVIPRAKPSLEQTIRAEKMANLGLFKAIDPENIEPANLIEALLSQLAEPQHQPSYKLDMNALTHVADNIFSLLAQTTCQRKLSNLYQKLVNTNTLGQQKQLLTHN, from the coding sequence ATGAAGATCATGGTCTACTCTCACGACACTTTTGGGCTTGGCAACATCAATAGAATGCTGGCAATTTGCAAACATCTGCTAACTTCTATTCCTAATCTTTCAATTTTGCTAGTATCGGGTTCGCCCATGCTACAAAGCTTTCGGATGCTTAAAGGGCTTGATTATATCAAACTTCCCTGTCTCAATCGCGGCGAACATGGCGAACTTGCGGCTAAGTATTTAGGTACAGATATAGAGGAAACGGTAAAGCTACGTACTGACTTGATTTTGTCTGCTACCGCTAATTTTAAGCCTGACTTGGTAATCGTAGATAAAAAGCCCTACGGACTCAAGCATGAATTGACGGCAACTTTAAATTATTTGCGATCGCATTTATTACAAACTAAACTTGTCTTACTCCTGCGAGATATTCTTGATAGTCCAGACAAAACTATCGAGGAGTGGCAAAAACATAGTTACTACCAAGCCATTGAACAATTTTATGATCGCGTGTTAATTGTCGGTACACCAGAAATATTTGATACGGCTAAAGAATATAACTTCCCTCCGGCGGTGACTCAAAAGGTACAATACTGCGGCTATACGCGCCGTCCGCCAGGAGTAAAGAGCAAAAACTCCATTAGAGAAGAATTACAAGTATTGCCCCACGAGCGCCTAGTATTGGTCACTCCGGGTGGTGGTGAAGATGGTTATGAGTTGGTTGAGGCTTATTTGTCAGGTTTGGCTTTGTTACCAAAACCTTACCAATTTAAGAGTTTAATCATTTGCGGACCAGAAATGCCCCTCAAACAAAAACAACAAGTAGAACTTGCAGCAAAAGCCCATTCTCAAGTTCAAATTGGAGAATTTACCGACGATTTAATGAGCTACATTCAAGCGGCGGATACTGTCGTGTCGATGGCTGGATACAATACTATTTGTGAAATTTTGTCTGCGGGAACACCCGCCGTAGTTATACCACGAGCAAAACCATCTTTAGAGCAGACAATTCGAGCCGAAAAAATGGCGAATCTAGGTTTATTTAAGGCTATCGACCCAGAAAATATTGAGCCAGCAAATTTGATTGAAGCGCTGTTGAGTCAGTTAGCAGAACCCCAGCATCAGCCAAGTTACAAGCTAGATATGAATGCTTTAACCCACGTCGCTGATAATATTTTTTCACTGCTTGCTCAAACGACTTGTCAACGTAAACTGAGTAACCTTTATCAAAAATTAGTCAATACTAATACTTTAGGTCAGCAAAAGCAACTACTAACTCATAACTAA
- a CDS encoding glycosyltransferase family protein: protein MENGEFRVADTKSVESIQKVRKNQLINVFERVKPDCLITEFFPFGRHLLLFELLPLLEYIKSTAPHTKIICSLRDVIGKVSDIQEEDTICYLMNKYFDLLLFHSDANFQIFAESFTRHQDINCPITHTGFIAQALKESCGNLWSNNGDFAKILVSVGGGRIGQEVLQTVIEASVIVSKKIKHEIQIFAGPFIPEDKFVNLQQAAKNQPNIKIAKYTQNLLEYMNTADISISLSGYNTAMNILSTRVKAIVVPLSHNDQDKEQLHRTQKLEDLGVVEVIHPDNLNPAYLANAVIKSLSTKHKESKQQVFDLNGAENTNAFLQRFLNKTSLIPSY from the coding sequence TTGGAAAATGGAGAATTTAGAGTAGCAGATACAAAAAGTGTAGAAAGTATCCAAAAGGTTAGAAAAAATCAACTCATTAATGTTTTTGAACGAGTAAAACCTGATTGTTTGATTACTGAGTTTTTCCCTTTTGGTAGACATTTATTATTATTTGAATTACTGCCGCTTTTAGAGTATATAAAATCTACAGCACCCCACACAAAAATTATTTGCAGTCTGCGCGATGTGATTGGCAAAGTTAGCGATATTCAAGAAGAGGATACTATTTGCTACTTGATGAATAAGTATTTTGACTTGTTGTTGTTTCACTCTGATGCTAATTTTCAAATATTTGCCGAGAGTTTTACACGGCATCAAGATATAAATTGTCCTATTACTCACACTGGTTTTATTGCCCAAGCATTAAAAGAAAGTTGCGGCAATTTGTGGAGCAATAACGGAGACTTTGCAAAAATATTAGTAAGTGTTGGTGGGGGAAGAATAGGGCAAGAAGTTTTACAAACTGTTATAGAAGCAAGTGTAATAGTTTCTAAAAAAATTAAACACGAAATTCAAATATTTGCCGGCCCTTTTATTCCTGAAGACAAATTTGTAAATCTACAACAAGCCGCTAAAAATCAACCCAATATTAAAATCGCTAAGTATACTCAAAATCTGTTGGAATATATGAATACAGCAGATATTTCTATTAGTTTAAGTGGATATAATACAGCTATGAATATTCTTAGTACGAGGGTAAAAGCTATAGTTGTTCCTCTCAGTCATAATGACCAAGACAAAGAACAATTACATAGAACTCAAAAGCTAGAAGATTTAGGAGTTGTTGAAGTTATCCACCCCGACAATTTAAACCCAGCTTATTTAGCTAATGCAGTTATTAAAAGCTTGTCAACTAAGCATAAAGAGAGCAAACAGCAAGTTTTTGATCTCAACGGTGCAGAAAATACTAATGCTTTTTTACAAAGATTCTTAAATAAAACATCTTTGATTCCCAGTTATTAG
- a CDS encoding ABC transporter ATP-binding protein — protein MGHRPNEKNLKEVLPGSLKILRKFSPYLRKRKVVIAASFFALLFETGLRLLEPWPLKYIFDYVLVPAYNNTRVANPFGLSAIALLTFLALASVGIAVVGSIAAYLSTYGMSLAVVEILSEVRGNLFDRLQHLSLAFHHQFKSGDLITRVTADIEKMRLVITKTTLPLFTNTVLLVGMTAIMFWINWELAIVAVAIFPLLFILTSNMISRIRRFAKDHRNSEGVLASVTGETIGAIKVVQILSLEKMLNDIFLAQNKKSLDEGIESLRLSAALERTVQVLMAVVMAAVLWRGSYVVLRKELTPGDLLVFMTYMRNALEPMRRLSNQIGQIAKATASGERVVELLEYEPEVKNLPRAKKAHPFFGAIRFEDVSFGYAPGREILKNINFTVQPGQQVAVVGSSGSGKSTLVSLILRLYDPVAGRILIDGQDIREYTIDSLRRQTSVVLQDSVLFAQSIRENIGYGKLGASDEEIEKAARLANAHEFIVNLPQGYNTILSERGGTLSGGQRQRIAIARAAIRQAPIIILDEPTTGLDYRSESAVNTALARLGEGKTTFTISHNLRAVEKADIIFYVEAGSIIEQGTHSELMNLGDRYATLYRLQNIVDSTPKGDAYVLEA, from the coding sequence ATGGGTCATCGCCCGAACGAAAAGAATTTAAAAGAAGTTTTACCAGGATCTTTAAAGATTTTGCGTAAGTTTTCTCCTTACCTTCGCAAGCGAAAAGTTGTAATTGCGGCTTCCTTTTTTGCTTTGTTGTTTGAAACTGGCTTGCGATTGCTAGAACCTTGGCCCCTAAAATACATATTTGACTACGTTCTCGTACCTGCTTATAACAATACAAGGGTTGCTAATCCCTTTGGTTTGAGTGCGATCGCGCTGCTGACATTTTTGGCTTTAGCTAGTGTAGGAATTGCTGTAGTAGGCAGCATAGCAGCTTATTTAAGTACCTACGGGATGTCTTTAGCGGTAGTAGAAATATTATCAGAAGTGCGGGGCAATCTTTTCGATCGCTTACAGCATCTTTCCCTCGCTTTTCATCATCAGTTTAAAAGTGGCGATTTAATTACCCGCGTCACCGCCGATATTGAAAAAATGCGGCTGGTAATAACCAAAACTACCCTACCTTTATTTACAAACACCGTCTTGTTAGTAGGGATGACGGCGATTATGTTTTGGATAAATTGGGAACTTGCTATCGTCGCCGTAGCAATTTTTCCTCTACTATTTATCCTCACTAGCAACATGATTAGCCGCATTCGCAGGTTTGCTAAAGATCATCGCAATTCTGAAGGAGTTTTAGCTTCTGTAACGGGGGAAACAATTGGCGCTATTAAGGTAGTGCAAATACTGTCTCTTGAAAAAATGCTCAATGATATTTTTTTGGCGCAAAACAAAAAAAGCCTAGATGAAGGAATTGAATCGTTAAGACTCTCCGCCGCTTTAGAACGTACAGTACAGGTATTAATGGCGGTGGTTATGGCGGCGGTATTGTGGCGGGGTTCTTACGTGGTGTTGCGTAAAGAACTTACTCCGGGCGATTTGTTGGTTTTTATGACCTACATGAGAAACGCTTTAGAACCGATGCGAAGACTGTCTAATCAAATCGGTCAAATTGCTAAAGCTACAGCTTCCGGCGAACGAGTGGTAGAACTACTAGAGTACGAACCAGAAGTAAAAAATTTACCAAGGGCGAAAAAAGCTCATCCTTTTTTTGGTGCAATTCGGTTTGAGGATGTTAGTTTTGGCTACGCACCTGGTAGAGAAATTCTCAAAAATATTAACTTTACCGTTCAACCAGGACAACAAGTCGCGGTGGTTGGTTCTTCTGGTAGCGGTAAATCGACTCTAGTTAGCCTGATTTTGCGCCTCTACGACCCTGTAGCAGGTCGAATTTTAATTGATGGTCAAGATATCCGCGAATACACTATAGACTCGCTGCGGCGACAAACTAGCGTAGTTTTACAAGATAGCGTGTTGTTTGCCCAAAGTATCCGCGAAAACATTGGTTATGGCAAATTAGGCGCGTCGGATGAAGAAATTGAAAAAGCAGCTCGTCTTGCTAATGCTCATGAGTTTATTGTCAATTTGCCTCAAGGTTACAACACAATTTTGAGCGAACGGGGGGGAACTCTTTCCGGGGGACAAAGACAACGAATTGCGATCGCCCGTGCAGCTATTCGTCAAGCACCGATTATTATTCTTGACGAACCGACTACAGGTTTGGACTACAGGAGCGAAAGTGCCGTCAATACAGCACTAGCAAGGCTTGGGGAGGGCAAAACAACCTTTACTATTTCTCACAACCTAAGAGCGGTAGAAAAGGCAGATATAATCTTTTACGTTGAAGCGGGAAGCATTATCGAACAAGGGACTCATAGCGAACTTATGAATTTAGGCGATCGCTATGCAACTTTATATAGGTTGCAAAATATTGTGGATAGCACACCCAAAGGAGATGCTTATGTCCTCGAAGCTTAA
- a CDS encoding histidine phosphatase family protein, with amino-acid sequence MSSKLKETRVVLVRHGQSTYNALGLYQGSCDRPLLTETGYKDARLTGEFLKKLKFDAIYSSSLVRSQATAKEILKTMSPQTNPNTINFTYLLRETDLPAWEGLAFKYVRENFSQDYHHWKQHPDDFCMQLGETNSIYPALDLYQRVGEFWQEVLPRHIGQTLLIVAHGGTNRALISTALGITPNRYHCIQQSNCGISVLHFPDGSLESGSLAAMNLTTHVGECLPKLQESGYGLRLLLLPLEVTPIQQIAPLLQETKIDFSMIEDNSNAQAIAKKILEHHPETVQIKVLSQYFPENWQQGINAKNTASTFITGLVVGNLNIIKRLVGNALGINVDFQQSLQLTPGTITSIQYPGNKQYPILQVMNLSGLVNNSILDLEALKSCDFLPIKTPS; translated from the coding sequence ATGTCCTCGAAGCTTAAAGAAACCCGCGTTGTTTTAGTGCGTCACGGACAAAGTACCTACAATGCTTTGGGATTGTATCAAGGTAGTTGCGATCGCCCTTTATTAACGGAAACTGGTTATAAAGATGCGCGTTTAACCGGGGAGTTTCTTAAAAAACTAAAGTTTGATGCAATTTATTCTAGTTCTTTGGTGCGATCGCAAGCTACAGCCAAAGAAATTTTAAAAACGATGTCTCCGCAAACTAATCCTAATACTATAAATTTTACTTACTTGTTGCGCGAAACCGATTTGCCTGCTTGGGAAGGATTAGCTTTTAAATACGTGCGCGAAAACTTTTCCCAAGACTACCACCATTGGAAACAGCACCCCGACGATTTTTGTATGCAGTTAGGGGAAACTAATTCTATCTACCCCGCTTTAGATTTGTACCAACGAGTAGGCGAATTTTGGCAAGAAGTATTACCGCGCCACATTGGACAAACCTTGCTAATAGTAGCTCATGGTGGCACAAACCGCGCTTTAATTAGCACCGCTTTGGGTATTACACCCAACCGTTATCACTGCATTCAACAATCTAATTGCGGTATTAGTGTATTGCATTTTCCTGATGGTTCTTTAGAGTCGGGAAGTTTAGCAGCGATGAATCTTACTACCCATGTAGGAGAATGCTTACCCAAACTTCAAGAAAGCGGATATGGTTTGCGTTTATTGCTTTTACCTTTGGAAGTAACTCCAATTCAGCAAATAGCGCCGTTACTCCAAGAAACCAAGATTGATTTCAGCATGATTGAGGACAATAGTAACGCTCAGGCGATCGCTAAAAAAATTCTCGAACATCATCCCGAAACGGTGCAAATAAAGGTTTTGTCCCAATATTTTCCTGAGAATTGGCAACAAGGTATTAATGCTAAAAATACCGCTTCAACATTTATTACTGGCTTGGTAGTTGGAAATCTAAACATTATCAAACGTTTAGTAGGTAATGCGCTGGGAATAAATGTAGATTTTCAGCAATCTTTGCAATTAACTCCCGGTACAATTACCAGCATTCAATATCCAGGAAACAAACAATATCCTATATTGCAAGTAATGAATTTATCGGGGTTAGTTAATAACTCCATCCTCGATTTAGAAGCTCTAAAATCCTGCGATTTTTTACCCATTAAAACACCTAGTTAA
- a CDS encoding glycosyltransferase, with protein sequence MKIAFIVWRFPVLSEAFILNQITGLIDRGHEVHIHPVNGLPKKNPGKVHPIVEEYNLLDCTFYPATLPDNIALRFYKSVGLILKNLSKGSLNTLQFLNPWKYGNEVATLKTFYRTESLLSDGCYDIIHCQFGTLAPIALAYRNAGILKGKLITTFRGIDISKYVEEQGVNVYDQLFQEGEFFLANCEFFRNRAMKLGCDPNKIVVHGSGLDCDKFAFKARYFPQSGKVRIATIGRLVEKKGIEYSIKAVAKLAETHKSLEYNIIGDGELKEHFEQLISQLNVGHVVKLLGWKQQKEIIEILDNCHIFIAPSVTAADGNQDAPVNTLKEAMAMGLPVISTLHGGIPELVENGKSGFLVPEKDADAIAQKLTYLLENPEVWEAMGKAGRAKVEEKYDKEKLNDELVEIYQQMIESQELLKQPVKELTPI encoded by the coding sequence ATGAAAATTGCATTTATAGTATGGCGATTTCCCGTTTTATCGGAAGCCTTTATTCTCAATCAAATTACAGGTTTAATTGACCGAGGACACGAAGTTCATATTCACCCCGTTAATGGTTTACCAAAAAAGAATCCCGGTAAAGTACACCCTATTGTTGAAGAATACAACCTTTTAGATTGTACTTTTTACCCCGCAACTCTCCCAGACAATATTGCCCTACGTTTTTACAAAAGTGTGGGATTGATTCTAAAAAATCTTAGCAAAGGTTCTTTAAATACCTTGCAATTTCTTAATCCTTGGAAGTATGGAAATGAAGTTGCAACTTTAAAGACTTTTTATCGCACGGAATCGTTACTTAGCGATGGTTGTTATGACATTATTCATTGTCAATTTGGAACTTTAGCGCCGATTGCTTTAGCCTATCGAAATGCTGGTATCCTCAAGGGTAAATTAATTACTACTTTTCGGGGTATTGATATTAGTAAATATGTTGAGGAACAAGGCGTAAATGTTTACGATCAATTGTTTCAAGAAGGAGAGTTTTTTTTAGCAAATTGCGAGTTTTTTAGAAATAGAGCTATGAAACTCGGTTGCGATCCAAATAAAATTGTCGTTCATGGTTCGGGGTTAGATTGCGATAAATTTGCCTTTAAAGCTCGATATTTTCCCCAAAGTGGTAAAGTCCGAATTGCTACTATAGGTAGATTGGTAGAAAAAAAAGGTATAGAGTACAGTATTAAAGCGGTAGCTAAATTAGCTGAAACTCATAAAAGTCTTGAATATAATATTATCGGCGATGGGGAACTAAAAGAACATTTTGAGCAACTTATTAGTCAACTAAATGTTGGTCATGTTGTTAAACTTTTAGGGTGGAAACAGCAAAAAGAAATTATTGAAATTCTTGATAACTGTCATATTTTTATCGCTCCTAGCGTCACCGCCGCCGATGGAAATCAAGATGCTCCGGTTAATACTTTAAAAGAAGCAATGGCAATGGGATTACCTGTAATTAGTACCTTACATGGCGGGATTCCTGAATTAGTAGAAAATGGAAAATCGGGGTTTTTAGTACCCGAAAAAGATGCTGATGCGATCGCCCAAAAATTAACGTATCTCCTAGAAAATCCCGAAGTCTGGGAAGCAATGGGTAAAGCAGGTCGAGCGAAGGTTGAAGAAAAATATGATAAAGAAAAGCTTAACGATGAATTAGTAGAAATATATCAACAAATGATTGAAAGTCAAGAATTATTAAAGCAACCTGTAAAAGAGCTAACTCCTATTTAA